A stretch of DNA from Pygocentrus nattereri isolate fPygNat1 chromosome 14, fPygNat1.pri, whole genome shotgun sequence:
catgtgTGCCAGTATTTGTAGTTGATCTGACTTCACATCCAATTCTGTCTAATAAACCTTCATATGTATTCTGTGGTGTgttaagcatttaaaatgtgAGCTCTCTGctagaaaaaacaaacagtgtaGACCAGCATAACTGGgataaaatgatcatttccaAGCTACTCAGCTCCTCTTAAACACTGATCAGCACCATTTCCTGTTCAACAGCTTCTCAttctaaataataatattaaattttaataagaagctggtgaacatgACGTGAATTTCACTAACACATatgtggtgagtgtgtgatgatttagataTGCATTaagcatcatgctaattggtggggtgtaAGCTTCTATTCTTTGTGAGCTGTAATAACCTCagagctaaagctaaagaagcaaacttcagtcaCCAAGgtgactacatttgggatgGCGGGGGCGGGGCCgggttggtggtggtggtggggggggttgattttttttttagcaaagtaAATAAACTGCTGTGTCCTTCACCGGTCAAGGCCTATCAACAGCGGACTCTGCTCCTCCTTCTGACTCTCGTTCTTCAGGTCGGCAAACACCTGAGTGAAGTAGTGTGGGTCGGAGTTGAGCTGCAGCATTTTAGCACTCATACGCTCGATGATGTCGAGGCAGCGGTCCCAGAACGCCTCCTTCTCTGCCTCCACCAGGAACGGCTTCAGTGGGTATGAGATCTCATTGCCCATGTAGGAGTAGCTCAGGTAAAGGCAGGTGAGCAGGACGGCCTGCAACTCGCGCTCGCTTGAGACTTCTGCTGAGATCACATCCCGACACAGCATGTAGAGGAAGACAACGTTGGCTGGGGTGATGAAGCCCTGATCCTGCCAGCCCTGCAGTAGGAGTGACCGGTCCACGCTCCGCAGCCACAGCACCGGGTCAGCAGGTGTCAGCCTTTTTAGCCGGAAACAGCGGCGGCACAGGAACTCGCCCAGGCTCCGCAGCAGCTCGCTGGTGGATGCCTGCACAATCACACGCTTTGGTGTGCCTGCGTTAGCGTTAGCCTGCCCTGTGCAGCTGCTAATGGACGTCCTCTTGGCAGCGGTGACCACGCTGGTGGTGGTTTTTGATGCTGGAATGGAGCTTGCTGCCGTTTCCTGGGTGAAACTGGACAGGTTGGCGCAGGACTGggactttttcagatttt
This window harbors:
- the cdk5r1a gene encoding cyclin-dependent kinase 5 activator 1a; the protein is MGTVLSVSPSYRKAGLFDEIPPMVGHYTAVQNSKNAKDKNLKRQSLISVLPWKRIVAVSAKRKGSKKLSSGDSQDEAGVGTLNTENLKKSQSCANLSSFTQETAASSIPASKTTTSVVTAAKRTSISSCTGQANANAGTPKRVIVQASTSELLRSLGEFLCRRCFRLKRLTPADPVLWLRSVDRSLLLQGWQDQGFITPANVVFLYMLCRDVISAEVSSERELQAVLLTCLYLSYSYMGNEISYPLKPFLVEAEKEAFWDRCLDIIERMSAKMLQLNSDPHYFTQVFADLKNESQKEEQSPLLIGLDR